One genomic region from Populus nigra chromosome 8, ddPopNigr1.1, whole genome shotgun sequence encodes:
- the LOC133700614 gene encoding actin-depolymerizing factor 1-like yields the protein MAVNDGCKLRFLELKAKRSHRFIVFKIEEKTQQVVVETLGEPQQSYDDFTASLPIDECRYAVYDFDFTTDENVQKSKIFFVAWSPDASKIRSKMLYASSKDRFRRELDGVQVELQATDPSEISLDIVKERAF from the exons ATGGCTGTTAATGATGGGTGCAAGCTGAGGTTCCTGGAACTAAAAGCGAAGAGGAGCCACCGATTTATCGTGTTCAAGATTGAAGAAAAGACTCAACAAGTGGTGGTTGAGACTTTGGGAGAACCTCAACAAAGCTATGATGATTTTACTGCCAGTTTGCCAATAGATGAGTGCCGATATGCTGTCTACGATTTCGATTTCACCACTGATGAGAATGTTCAGAAGAGCAAAATCTTCTTCGTTGCATG GTCTCCTGATGCATCGAAGATAAGGAGCAAAATGTTGTATGCTAGTTCAAAGGACAGATTCAGAAGAGAGCTTGATGGGGTTCAAGTTGAGTTACAGGCCACGGATCCCAGTGAAATAAGCTTGGATATTGTCAAGGAACGAGCGTTTTAA